In Bryobacteraceae bacterium, the following proteins share a genomic window:
- a CDS encoding TIGR01777 family oxidoreductase — protein MRIILTGATGFIGSRLVPMLEGAGHSTRILGRSPRPGLPQGSGFSIWDPAKGPPPREALDGCDAVIHLAGEPVAQRWSPEIKRRIRSSRIDVTGQLVEALSELSAKPKVLVCASAVGCYGDRGDEVLTESSSAGKGFLAGVCVEWERAANAAAGLGLRVVLLRTGIVLGRGGGALERMLPPFRVGLGGKLGSGKQWMPWIHLDDLCAMIHFAVERPEVQGPLNGTAPNPVRNEEFTRALGRALQRPALIPVPEFAIRLLYGEMAQIMFASQRAVPRAALAAGFEFRFPELFGALKDVLG, from the coding sequence ATGCGGATCATTCTCACCGGCGCGACAGGCTTCATCGGATCGCGCCTCGTTCCGATGCTCGAAGGCGCCGGCCACTCCACCCGTATTCTTGGCCGCAGTCCGCGGCCCGGCCTGCCGCAAGGCTCGGGTTTCTCGATCTGGGACCCCGCGAAAGGTCCGCCCCCGCGCGAGGCGCTCGACGGTTGCGACGCCGTCATCCACCTCGCCGGCGAACCCGTGGCGCAGCGTTGGAGTCCGGAGATCAAACGGCGAATCCGGTCGAGCCGCATCGATGTCACCGGTCAACTCGTCGAGGCTCTCAGCGAACTCTCAGCGAAGCCGAAAGTCCTAGTCTGCGCCTCGGCCGTAGGCTGCTATGGCGACCGCGGCGACGAGGTCCTCACCGAATCCTCGTCGGCTGGCAAAGGCTTCCTCGCCGGCGTGTGCGTCGAGTGGGAGCGGGCGGCCAATGCCGCGGCCGGCCTGGGCTTGCGCGTGGTGTTGCTTCGCACAGGGATCGTTCTCGGCCGCGGCGGCGGCGCGCTCGAGCGCATGCTCCCGCCGTTTCGCGTTGGACTCGGCGGGAAACTCGGCTCCGGGAAGCAATGGATGCCGTGGATTCACCTCGACGATCTCTGCGCCATGATCCACTTCGCCGTCGAACGCCCCGAGGTCCAGGGCCCGCTGAACGGAACGGCTCCGAATCCGGTCCGGAACGAGGAGTTCACGCGCGCGCTCGGCCGCGCCCTGCAGCGGCCGGCCCTGATCCCCGTGCCCGAGTTTGCCATCCGGCTGCTCTATGGGGAGATGGCGCAGATCATGTTCGCCAGCCAGCGGGCCGTGCCGCGCGCCGCGCTCGCCGCCGGCTTCGAGTTCCGCTTTCCGGAACTGTTCGGCGCCCTCAAGGACGTGCTGGGCTGA